The sequence CAAGCCGGGCAAGGCCGCAGTCGGCAAGGGCGCTCCTGCCGCATAGCACTCTCCCATGAAGCTCACCAAGATCCATCACCGGCTCAGCAGAAAGAGGCGCATCCGCGCACGGGTCCGCGGCACGGCTGTCCGTCCACGACTCACCGTGTACCGGTCGCTCCAGCAGGTCACCGTGCAGGTGATCGATGACGATGCCGGCAAGACGATCGTCGCCGCTTCCACGCGCGAGGCGAAGGCCAAGCCGACGATAGAGGGCGCAAAGAAGCTCGGCACGCTCATCGCGAAGAAGGCCAAAGACGCTAAGATCACCTCCATCGTCTTCGACCGCAATGCCTATGCCTATCATGGCATTGTGAAATCTCTGGCAGATGCCGCCCGCGAAGGCGGACTTCAATTCTGATTTCTACCCCCTATTCCTCCTCCTCACCCAAGAATGGCCAAATCCTCCCGCCCCGACCGCAAGAAAGGCGACCGCCGCCCCCGCACTCCCAGTGAGTTCGATGAGGTGACGTTGTCAGTGGATCGTGTGACGCGCGTGGTGGCCGGAGGCCGCCGCATGCGTTTCCGTGCCATCGTGGTGGTGGGCAACAAGAAGGGCAAGGTGGGCCTGGGCACCGGCAAGGCTGCCGAGGTGCAGGCGGCGGTGAAGAAGGCCGTCGTGGCCGCCAAGCGCCACATGATCCGGATTCCCCTGTATGAAGGATCCATTCCCCATGCAGTGAACGTGAAGTTCAAGGCGGCGAAGATCCGTCTCCTGCCGGCCTCCAAGGGAACGGGCATCATCGCCGGCGGCGCCGTGCGTGTCATCATGGAACAGGTGGGCGTGCAGGATGTGCTCAGCAAGCGCTTCGGGAGCTCCAATAAGCTCGTGAACGCTCAGGCGGTGAT is a genomic window of Candidatus Peribacter riflensis containing:
- a CDS encoding large subunit ribosomal protein L18 — translated: MKLTKIHHRLSRKRRIRARVRGTAVRPRLTVYRSLQQVTVQVIDDDAGKTIVAASTREAKAKPTIEGAKKLGTLIAKKAKDAKITSIVFDRNAYAYHGIVKSLADAAREGGLQF
- a CDS encoding 30S ribosomal subunit protein S5, whose amino-acid sequence is MAKSSRPDRKKGDRRPRTPSEFDEVTLSVDRVTRVVAGGRRMRFRAIVVVGNKKGKVGLGTGKAAEVQAAVKKAVVAAKRHMIRIPLYEGSIPHAVNVKFKAAKIRLLPASKGTGIIAGGAVRVIMEQVGVQDVLSKRFGSSNKLVNAQAVMKALGKLKWKGGMPSEDAPEKKPLKETEGARQDAEALEGERLGITEVSKKDVIQ